A single Actinomadura algeriensis DNA region contains:
- a CDS encoding glycosyltransferase family 2 protein, producing MRHTVVVITRDRRDSLLAVLARLRDLPHGPPVIVVDNASRDGTPEAVEAEFPRVRLIRSPENLGAVARNLAIDHVRTPYAAFCDDDTWWEPDAPARAAALLDAHPRLAVVTGRILVDPGGREDPIVPELRDSPVPGPPWLPGPALGSFLAGASMVRVEAFREAGGFSPRLWLGGEEELLSADLMTLGWHLCYAADVVVHHEPSPVREAHLRRRHGIRNTLWFTWLRRPLPAAARRTAGLLRTLPRDRVTAAALAEAAAGLGWVARERRPLPRDVEDRLRTLEASQRASKARRYVS from the coding sequence ATGCGCCACACCGTCGTCGTCATCACCCGGGACCGGCGGGACTCGCTGCTGGCCGTCCTCGCCCGCCTGCGGGACCTGCCGCACGGCCCGCCCGTCATCGTCGTCGACAACGCCTCCCGGGACGGCACCCCGGAAGCGGTCGAGGCGGAGTTCCCCCGGGTCCGGCTGATCCGCTCCCCGGAGAACCTCGGCGCCGTCGCGCGCAACCTCGCGATCGACCACGTCCGCACCCCGTACGCGGCGTTCTGCGACGACGACACCTGGTGGGAGCCGGACGCCCCGGCCCGTGCGGCGGCGCTGCTGGACGCGCACCCGCGGCTCGCCGTCGTCACCGGCCGGATCCTGGTGGACCCCGGCGGGCGCGAGGACCCGATCGTCCCCGAACTGCGGGACTCGCCCGTCCCCGGCCCGCCGTGGCTGCCCGGCCCCGCGCTCGGCTCGTTCCTGGCCGGCGCGTCCATGGTCCGCGTCGAGGCGTTCCGGGAGGCGGGCGGGTTCTCGCCCCGGTTGTGGCTCGGCGGCGAGGAGGAGCTGCTCAGCGCCGACCTGATGACCCTCGGCTGGCACCTGTGCTACGCCGCCGACGTCGTCGTGCACCACGAGCCGTCACCGGTCCGCGAGGCGCACCTGCGGCGCCGCCACGGCATCCGCAACACGCTGTGGTTCACCTGGCTGCGCCGCCCGCTGCCCGCCGCCGCCCGCCGCACCGCCGGGCTGCTGCGCACGCTGCCCCGCGACCGCGTCACCGCCGCCGCCCTCGCCGAGGCCGCGGCGGGGCTCGGCTGGGTCGCGCGGGAGCGCCGCCCGCTGCCGCGCGACGTCGAGGACCGGCTGCGCACCCTGGAAGCGTCCCAGCGGGCGTCCAAGGCCCGCCGCTACGTGAGCTGA
- a CDS encoding glycosyltransferase family 2 protein: protein MTDIRSEPGPVRVRPPETSAVTIVVATRDREPELRRSLARHAAPVIVADNASADGTADVAAAAGARVLRLPGNLGAAARNAGAAEAATRYVAFADDDSWWAPGALARAAEILDAHPRTALLAARVLVGEEERLEPVSGEMAAAPLGRPDGFPGPAILGFLACSVIVRRDAFLDAGGFSDVLHFAGEEELLALDLAAAGRGMAYVPELVVHHHPARTGRDPAGRRRREIRNRLLTAWLRRPLPVLARTAAAELRTPDGRAGLAAAVRVLPRVLRDRRPVPPEVEAARARLSGY from the coding sequence ATGACAGACATCCGCTCGGAGCCCGGCCCGGTCCGCGTGCGCCCGCCCGAGACGTCCGCGGTCACGATCGTCGTCGCGACCCGCGACCGCGAACCGGAGCTGCGCCGCAGCCTCGCCCGGCATGCCGCCCCGGTGATCGTCGCCGACAACGCGTCCGCCGACGGCACCGCCGACGTCGCCGCGGCCGCCGGCGCCCGCGTGCTGCGGCTTCCGGGCAACCTCGGCGCCGCGGCCCGCAACGCCGGCGCGGCCGAGGCCGCCACCCGCTACGTCGCGTTCGCCGACGACGACTCCTGGTGGGCGCCCGGCGCCCTCGCGCGGGCCGCCGAGATCCTCGACGCGCACCCTCGCACCGCGCTGCTCGCCGCGCGCGTCCTCGTGGGGGAGGAGGAGCGGCTCGAGCCGGTGTCGGGGGAGATGGCCGCCGCGCCCCTCGGCCGCCCGGACGGGTTCCCGGGCCCGGCGATCCTCGGCTTCCTGGCCTGCTCGGTCATCGTGCGGCGGGACGCGTTCCTCGACGCCGGCGGCTTCTCGGACGTCCTGCACTTCGCCGGCGAGGAGGAACTGCTCGCCCTCGACCTGGCCGCGGCCGGACGGGGCATGGCGTACGTGCCGGAGCTCGTCGTCCACCACCACCCGGCGCGGACGGGACGCGACCCGGCCGGGCGGCGCCGCCGGGAGATCCGCAACCGGCTCCTGACGGCGTGGCTGCGGCGCCCCCTGCCGGTGCTGGCCCGCACCGCCGCGGCCGAGCTGCGCACCCCGGACGGCCGCGCCGGCCTCGCCGCCGCCGTCCGCGTCCTGCCCCGCGTGCTGCGCGACCGGCGGCCCGTCCCGCCCGAGGTCGAGGCCGCCCGCGCCCGCCTGTCCGGCTACTGA
- a CDS encoding MFS transporter, producing the protein MTTTTDLRGSVPGEGSRTGPGGRAMLALILLGQFMAVLDVNIVNVALPTLRTDLDASGAGLQLVVAGYTIAYAVLLITGARLGALVGHRRMFHLGLAVFTAASLACGLAPSVWTLVLFRFVQGAGAALLTPQVMSMIQRDFTGAARARALGLYTAIVAGGVVVGQVAGGVLVSADVFGAGWRTVFLVNAPIGVLLLLAGPRVLPPDGRAGRVSLDVPGLLTLTPAVLLFVVPLILGHELGWPVWGWASLAAGAGFLAAFVAVERRVTARGGRPLLSAGALRAPRMVPACVAILAGPGSWGTFLFTTTLHLQGDLGMSPLESGLAFVPCVIAFGLVGLTWQRTPARWHRRLIPAGFAVAAAGYLWVGPLAGGGVAYEALTAVIGLGLGVMSIIMTAALEHVPAGDAADASGLLLTMMQLANVIGVATIGTLFLSMAEGSGSTRHAEYGTGWALAAVALAGAAAGLLLARRPRAGAQ; encoded by the coding sequence ATGACAACGACAACCGATCTGCGCGGGAGCGTTCCCGGCGAGGGGTCGCGGACGGGGCCCGGCGGGCGCGCGATGCTCGCCCTCATACTGCTCGGCCAGTTCATGGCCGTGCTCGACGTCAACATCGTCAACGTGGCGCTGCCGACGCTGCGCACCGACCTGGACGCCTCCGGCGCCGGCCTGCAGCTGGTGGTGGCGGGATACACGATCGCCTACGCGGTCCTGCTGATCACGGGGGCGAGGCTGGGCGCACTCGTGGGGCATCGCCGGATGTTCCACCTGGGGCTGGCGGTGTTCACGGCGGCGTCGCTGGCCTGCGGGCTGGCGCCGTCCGTCTGGACGCTCGTGCTGTTCAGGTTCGTGCAGGGCGCGGGCGCCGCCCTGCTGACGCCGCAGGTCATGTCGATGATCCAGCGCGACTTCACGGGCGCGGCGCGGGCCCGGGCGCTCGGGCTCTACACGGCGATCGTCGCGGGCGGCGTCGTCGTCGGGCAGGTCGCGGGCGGGGTGCTGGTGAGCGCGGACGTGTTCGGCGCGGGCTGGCGGACGGTCTTCCTGGTCAACGCGCCGATCGGGGTGCTCCTGCTGCTGGCGGGCCCGCGCGTGCTGCCGCCGGACGGTCGCGCGGGCCGGGTGTCCCTGGACGTCCCGGGCCTGCTCACGCTGACTCCGGCGGTGCTGCTGTTCGTAGTCCCGCTCATCCTCGGCCACGAGCTGGGCTGGCCGGTGTGGGGCTGGGCGTCGCTGGCGGCGGGCGCCGGGTTCCTGGCCGCCTTCGTCGCGGTGGAGCGGCGCGTGACGGCGCGCGGCGGGCGGCCGCTGCTCTCGGCGGGGGCGCTGCGCGCGCCGCGGATGGTGCCCGCCTGCGTGGCGATCCTGGCCGGGCCGGGCAGCTGGGGGACGTTCCTGTTCACGACGACCCTGCATCTGCAGGGCGACCTGGGGATGTCGCCGCTGGAGTCGGGGCTGGCGTTCGTCCCGTGCGTGATCGCGTTCGGCCTGGTCGGGCTGACGTGGCAGCGGACCCCGGCCCGCTGGCACCGGCGGCTGATCCCGGCCGGATTCGCGGTCGCGGCGGCCGGCTACCTGTGGGTCGGGCCGCTGGCGGGCGGAGGCGTCGCCTACGAGGCGCTGACCGCGGTGATCGGGCTCGGCCTCGGGGTGATGTCGATCATCATGACGGCCGCGCTGGAGCACGTGCCGGCCGGGGACGCCGCCGACGCGAGCGGGCTGCTGCTGACGATGATGCAGCTCGCGAACGTGATCGGCGTCGCGACCATCGGCACGCTGTTCCTGTCCATGGCCGAGGGCTCCGGCTCCACCCGGCACGCCGAGTACGGCACCGGCTGGGCGCTCGCGGCGGTGGCGCTGGCGGGCGCCGCCGCGGGCCTGCTGCTGGCCCGGCGGCCGCGCGCCGGGGCTCAGTAG
- a CDS encoding helix-turn-helix transcriptional regulator: protein MTGTRPGTDGRAGARGGRRRRTELASFLRSRRERITPADVGMPPGPRRRTPGLRREEVAQLAGVGVTWYTWLEQGRPINASPQVLDAVARTLRLDGAEREHLYRLAEVPDPAAPDDAEALPCTVQPILDGLDPMPAAVANARSDIIAWNRAYAAIFPQIPAARPCERNSLWMTFTLPPCCNPVLNFAEEAPLYVAVFRHRYSRHLDEPGWKDIVRRLKTASPEFARLWNSHDVALPEARVKAFRHPAVGDIRTQTTNLDVTAAPGSRMIVYTPLGARDRDRIARLLDDPAAAALAVHRH, encoded by the coding sequence ATGACGGGGACGCGGCCCGGGACGGACGGGCGCGCGGGCGCGCGGGGCGGTCGGCGCCGCCGGACGGAGCTGGCCTCGTTCCTGCGCAGCCGCCGGGAGCGCATCACGCCAGCCGACGTCGGGATGCCGCCGGGGCCGCGGCGCCGCACGCCCGGGCTGCGCCGCGAGGAGGTCGCGCAGCTCGCCGGGGTCGGCGTCACCTGGTACACGTGGCTGGAGCAGGGCCGCCCGATCAACGCCAGCCCGCAGGTCCTCGACGCGGTCGCCCGGACGCTGCGGCTGGACGGCGCCGAACGCGAGCACCTGTACCGGCTCGCCGAGGTGCCCGATCCGGCGGCCCCCGACGACGCGGAGGCACTGCCCTGCACCGTCCAGCCGATCCTGGACGGGCTGGACCCGATGCCCGCCGCGGTCGCGAACGCGCGGTCCGACATCATCGCGTGGAACCGCGCCTACGCGGCGATCTTCCCGCAGATCCCGGCGGCCCGCCCGTGCGAGCGGAACTCGCTGTGGATGACTTTCACCCTGCCGCCCTGCTGCAACCCGGTGCTCAACTTCGCCGAGGAGGCGCCGCTGTACGTCGCGGTGTTCCGCCACCGGTACAGCCGGCACCTGGACGAGCCGGGCTGGAAGGACATCGTCCGCCGGCTGAAGACCGCCAGCCCGGAGTTCGCGCGGCTGTGGAACTCCCACGACGTCGCCCTGCCGGAGGCGCGGGTGAAGGCGTTCCGGCATCCCGCCGTCGGCGACATCCGGACGCAGACCACCAACCTGGACGTCACCGCCGCGCCGGGCAGCCGCATGATCGTGTACACGCCGCTCGGCGCGCGCGACCGCGACCGGATCGCCCGGCTGCTGGACGACCCGGCGGCCGCCGCCCTGGCGGTCCACCGCCATTGA
- a CDS encoding DUF6343 family protein, translated as MSGTGGPGPHRPGRRGRRPGTEPLTARSPLRLRAVLSAIALLVAAAAAIVFAVSAAADGDGTGGTWTAAALCAAVAVIAAIDLVVIARRARH; from the coding sequence GTGAGCGGCACCGGCGGGCCCGGCCCGCACCGCCCGGGCCGCCGCGGGCGGCGGCCCGGCACCGAGCCGCTCACCGCCCGCAGCCCGCTGCGGCTGCGGGCGGTGCTGTCGGCGATCGCGCTGCTCGTCGCGGCGGCCGCCGCGATCGTCTTCGCGGTGAGCGCCGCCGCGGACGGGGACGGCACCGGCGGGACCTGGACGGCGGCGGCGCTGTGCGCGGCCGTCGCGGTCATCGCCGCGATCGACCTGGTGGTCATCGCGCGCCGCGCCCGCCACTGA
- a CDS encoding YbhB/YbcL family Raf kinase inhibitor-like protein: MKEMTLRSEAFNDHTIIPSEYSHDSGDVSPPLEWSDAPDEVVEIALACEDPDAPTGTFAHWLVAGIDPVTTGLDPGERPTGAVLGRNDYGAEGYGGPKPPIGDDPHRYFFRLYGLSEPSGLGTGFTAEDLRNAMQDKIVAAGTLVGTFAR, translated from the coding sequence ATGAAGGAGATGACTCTGCGCAGCGAGGCGTTCAACGACCACACGATCATCCCGTCGGAGTACTCGCACGACAGCGGCGACGTGTCCCCGCCGCTGGAGTGGTCGGACGCCCCCGACGAGGTGGTGGAGATCGCGCTGGCCTGCGAGGACCCGGACGCGCCGACCGGCACCTTCGCGCACTGGCTGGTCGCCGGGATCGACCCGGTGACGACCGGGCTGGACCCGGGCGAGCGGCCGACCGGGGCGGTCCTCGGCCGCAACGACTACGGCGCGGAGGGGTACGGCGGGCCCAAGCCGCCCATCGGCGACGACCCGCACCGGTACTTCTTCCGGCTGTACGGGCTGTCGGAGCCGTCCGGGCTCGGCACCGGCTTCACGGCGGAGGACCTGCGCAACGCGATGCAGGACAAGATCGTGGCGGCGGGCACGCTCGTCGGCACGTTCGCGCGGTAG
- the mgrA gene encoding L-glyceraldehyde 3-phosphate reductase, giving the protein MTYVAADGRYERIPYRRCGRSGLRLPAISLGLWHNFGDDRPLDVQRAILRRAFDLGVTHFDLANNYGPPYGSAEINFGRVLREDLAPYRDEMIISTKAGYDMWPGPYGEWGSRKYLLASLDQSLRRMGVEYVDVFYSHRFDPETPLEETMGALDHAVRSGKALYAGVSSYSPERTAEAAAILREMGTPLLIHQPSYSMLNRWIEGGLLDTLEAEGAGCIAFSPLAQGMLTGKYLDGVPAGSRASKGTSFSADLLTEENLRHVRTLNEIAAARGQSLAQMALAWSLRDGRVTSALIGASSVAQLEENLAALNRLDFTADELAAIDRDAVEAGINIWAASSAG; this is encoded by the coding sequence ATGACTTATGTGGCGGCCGACGGCCGATACGAGCGGATCCCCTACCGGCGGTGCGGGCGGAGCGGGCTGCGGCTCCCGGCGATCTCGCTCGGGCTGTGGCACAACTTCGGCGACGACCGTCCGCTGGACGTGCAGCGGGCGATCCTGCGCCGCGCGTTCGACCTCGGGGTGACGCACTTCGACCTGGCGAACAACTACGGGCCGCCGTACGGCTCCGCGGAGATCAACTTCGGCCGGGTCCTGCGCGAGGATCTCGCCCCGTACCGCGACGAGATGATCATCTCGACGAAGGCCGGGTACGACATGTGGCCCGGCCCGTACGGTGAGTGGGGGTCGCGCAAGTACCTGCTCGCCAGCCTGGACCAATCGCTGCGGCGGATGGGCGTCGAGTACGTCGACGTCTTCTACAGCCACCGGTTCGACCCGGAGACGCCGCTCGAGGAGACGATGGGCGCGCTGGACCACGCCGTCCGGTCCGGGAAGGCGCTGTACGCGGGCGTTTCGTCGTACTCGCCGGAGCGGACGGCGGAGGCGGCGGCGATCCTGCGGGAGATGGGGACGCCGCTGCTGATCCACCAGCCGTCGTACTCGATGCTGAACCGGTGGATCGAGGGCGGGCTGCTCGACACGCTGGAGGCGGAGGGCGCCGGCTGCATCGCGTTCTCGCCGCTGGCGCAGGGGATGCTGACCGGCAAGTACCTCGACGGGGTCCCGGCGGGGTCGCGGGCGAGCAAGGGCACGTCGTTCTCGGCGGACCTGCTGACGGAGGAGAACCTGCGGCACGTCCGGACGCTGAACGAGATCGCCGCCGCGCGGGGGCAGAGCCTCGCGCAGATGGCCCTGGCGTGGTCGCTGCGGGACGGGCGGGTCACCTCGGCGCTCATCGGCGCGAGCAGCGTCGCGCAGCTGGAGGAGAACCTCGCGGCCCTGAACCGGCTCGACTTCACCGCCGACGAGCTGGCCGCGATCGACCGGGACGCGGTGGAGGCGGGCATCAACATCTGGGCGGCGTCCAGCGCGGGCTGA
- a CDS encoding NADP-dependent succinic semialdehyde dehydrogenase, with translation MTTIATTNPATGKVEKTFDAASDEEIDRRIALAARTFATYRNTEIARRAEWTTAAADILDREAGEIGAMLTTEMGKTLAAAEAEVHKCANALRFYAEHAAGFLAEHRPAAPGDVGAQDAYVRYEPMGPVLAVMPWNFPLWQVVRFAAPALMAGNVGLLKHSSNVPQTALFLEDLFRRAGFPDGAFQTLLIGSSKVERVLRDPRVKAATLTGSEPAGRSVASIAGDEIKPTVLELGGSDPFVVMPSADVPAAARTAADSRCLNNGQSCISAKRFIVHEDCADEFERLFVEAMRGKRVGDPMDDGTDVGPLVSEDGRADVEELVADAVGKGARVLCGGERPGRPGWYYPPTVITDVTTEMRMFHEEVFGPVAALFRVRDLDAAIELANATGFGLGSNAWTRDAAERDRFVRELDAGQVFVNGMTTSYPQLPFGGVKRSGYGRELSAEGMREFCNAKTIWAAA, from the coding sequence ATGACGACGATCGCCACGACCAACCCGGCCACCGGAAAGGTCGAGAAGACCTTCGACGCGGCCTCGGACGAGGAGATCGACCGGCGCATCGCGCTGGCCGCGCGGACCTTCGCGACCTACCGGAACACCGAGATCGCGCGGCGGGCCGAATGGACGACCGCGGCCGCCGACATCCTCGACCGGGAGGCCGGGGAGATCGGCGCCATGCTCACCACGGAGATGGGCAAGACCCTCGCGGCCGCCGAGGCCGAGGTGCACAAGTGCGCGAACGCGCTCCGGTTCTACGCCGAGCACGCGGCCGGGTTCCTCGCCGAGCACCGTCCCGCCGCCCCCGGCGACGTGGGCGCACAGGACGCGTACGTCCGCTATGAACCGATGGGCCCGGTGCTCGCGGTGATGCCGTGGAACTTCCCGCTCTGGCAGGTCGTCCGGTTCGCGGCGCCCGCGCTGATGGCGGGCAACGTCGGGCTGCTCAAGCACTCCTCGAACGTCCCGCAGACCGCGCTGTTCCTGGAGGACCTCTTCCGCCGCGCCGGGTTCCCCGACGGCGCGTTCCAGACGCTGCTGATCGGCTCGTCGAAGGTCGAGCGGGTGCTGCGCGACCCGCGCGTGAAGGCCGCCACGCTCACCGGCAGCGAGCCCGCCGGGCGATCGGTGGCCTCGATCGCCGGGGACGAGATCAAGCCGACCGTGCTGGAGCTCGGCGGCAGCGACCCCTTCGTGGTGATGCCTTCGGCCGACGTCCCGGCGGCCGCGCGGACCGCCGCCGACTCCCGCTGCCTCAACAACGGGCAGAGCTGCATCTCCGCGAAGCGGTTCATCGTCCACGAGGACTGCGCCGACGAGTTCGAGCGGCTGTTCGTCGAGGCGATGCGCGGCAAGCGGGTCGGCGACCCCATGGACGACGGCACCGACGTCGGCCCGCTGGTCAGCGAGGACGGCCGCGCCGACGTCGAGGAGCTCGTCGCGGACGCCGTCGGCAAGGGCGCCCGCGTCCTGTGCGGGGGCGAACGCCCCGGCCGTCCCGGCTGGTACTACCCGCCGACCGTGATCACCGACGTGACGACCGAGATGCGGATGTTCCACGAGGAGGTGTTCGGGCCCGTCGCGGCGCTGTTCCGGGTCCGCGACCTCGACGCGGCGATCGAGCTGGCGAACGCGACCGGCTTCGGGCTCGGCTCCAACGCGTGGACGCGCGACGCGGCCGAACGGGACCGGTTCGTCCGGGAACTGGACGCCGGGCAGGTCTTCGTCAACGGGATGACGACCTCCTACCCGCAGCTGCCGTTCGGCGGCGTCAAGCGCTCCGGCTACGGGCGGGAGCTGTCCGCCGAGGGCATGCGCGAGTTCTGCAACGCCAAGACGATCTGGGCCGCCGCGTAG
- a CDS encoding lactonase family protein translates to MGERTFWVGAYTGDAGGGAGVYRVRRRADGTLGDVRLAAEAVSPSYLAVHPGGRVVYAVREEDAGGVTAFAVAGEDLREIGRRDAGALPCHVSVTPGGGHLLVADYGSGTVRAVPLAADGGFAGEPAVAEGHGTGPVADRQEGPHAHMAVTAPDGLVLAADLGADLIRAFRLEDGGLHLAGETPVPAGCGPRHLAFHPSGHVYVITELAGTVLVLRPVAGPEHGYAALELVGDSPALAAPDGGLAQCAAIKLGGDARFLYTSTRGADVVTAHRIVDDGARLEPVADVPSGGAWPRDLHVDGEWLHVANERGNTITTFRIGGDGVPVPSGPPLEVPSPVCVVPAL, encoded by the coding sequence ATGGGCGAGCGGACGTTCTGGGTGGGCGCGTACACCGGCGACGCGGGCGGCGGAGCGGGTGTCTACCGGGTCCGGAGGCGAGCCGACGGAACCCTCGGCGACGTGCGGCTCGCCGCGGAGGCCGTGTCCCCGTCGTATCTCGCCGTCCACCCGGGCGGCCGCGTCGTGTACGCGGTGCGGGAGGAGGACGCGGGCGGCGTCACGGCCTTCGCGGTCGCGGGCGAGGACCTGCGCGAGATCGGGCGGCGGGACGCGGGCGCGCTGCCGTGCCACGTGTCGGTCACGCCCGGCGGCGGGCACCTGCTGGTCGCCGACTACGGGTCGGGGACGGTCCGGGCCGTGCCGCTCGCGGCGGACGGCGGGTTCGCGGGCGAGCCCGCGGTGGCGGAGGGCCACGGCACCGGGCCGGTGGCCGACCGGCAGGAGGGCCCGCACGCCCACATGGCCGTCACCGCGCCGGACGGCCTGGTGCTGGCCGCCGACCTCGGCGCCGACCTGATCCGCGCGTTCCGGCTCGAGGACGGCGGCCTCCACCTCGCCGGGGAGACGCCCGTCCCGGCCGGGTGCGGGCCGCGCCACCTGGCGTTCCACCCGAGCGGGCACGTCTACGTGATCACCGAACTGGCCGGGACGGTGCTGGTCCTGCGGCCGGTCGCGGGGCCGGAGCACGGGTACGCGGCGCTGGAACTCGTCGGCGACTCGCCCGCCCTGGCCGCCCCGGACGGCGGCCTCGCGCAGTGCGCGGCGATCAAGCTCGGCGGCGACGCCCGGTTCCTGTACACCTCCACGCGCGGCGCCGACGTGGTGACGGCCCACCGGATCGTGGACGACGGCGCGCGGCTCGAACCGGTCGCCGACGTCCCGTCCGGCGGCGCCTGGCCCCGCGACCTGCACGTGGACGGCGAGTGGCTGCACGTCGCGAACGAGCGCGGCAACACGATCACCACCTTCCGGATCGGCGGCGACGGCGTGCCCGTCCCGTCCGGGCCGCCCCTCGAGGTGCCCTCGCCGGTGTGCGTCGTGCCCGCCCTCTAA
- a CDS encoding MFS transporter: MAFPVMLRSLRHHNYRLWATADFVSVTGTWMQVLALNWLILSITGSATSMGLGLVMQTLPTMVLGPWGGVIADRLPARSVVAVGQTVKALLSLLLAVMALSEPSGVGPLYAISLATGVTTALTSPALGRFGAEVVGPGDLSNGLALGSMLNSAGRILGMSLAGAAIPLFGVAVVFFADAASFVAVLIALALMRRREFHPLPPAEPGERGIVAGLRYVLRDPRMLIMFGLAFVLGSLGRNYQVTMAAMADGPLAAGASGYGALSVAFAVGTVLGGVYAASRLHLPLRLLLIVATVCAAGQILSGGAPSLLLFGAAMVPIAAAAVVLDTTVSTRVQLDSPGRLRGRVIAAQGMVGAASGAVGGPALGALCDTLGPRAALVLAGSVSLAAALAAAYGFARVRRARAVAPGLAPAPETVPVTVSAPLTAGPPVPAIPPAPPASLPASVPASAARVPAS; this comes from the coding sequence TTGGCGTTCCCGGTGATGCTGCGCTCGCTGCGCCATCACAACTACCGGCTCTGGGCCACCGCGGACTTCGTTTCGGTCACCGGGACGTGGATGCAGGTCCTCGCCCTGAACTGGCTCATCCTGTCGATCACCGGCTCGGCGACCAGCATGGGCCTCGGCCTGGTCATGCAGACGCTGCCGACCATGGTGCTCGGGCCCTGGGGCGGCGTGATCGCCGACCGGCTGCCCGCCCGGTCGGTGGTCGCGGTGGGGCAGACCGTCAAGGCGCTGCTGTCGCTGCTGCTGGCCGTCATGGCGTTGAGCGAGCCGTCCGGCGTCGGCCCGCTGTACGCGATCTCGCTCGCCACCGGCGTCACGACCGCGCTCACCTCCCCGGCCCTCGGCCGGTTCGGCGCCGAGGTCGTCGGCCCCGGCGACCTGTCGAACGGGCTCGCCCTCGGCTCGATGCTCAACTCCGCCGGGCGCATCCTCGGCATGAGCCTCGCGGGGGCCGCGATCCCGCTGTTCGGGGTCGCGGTCGTCTTCTTCGCCGACGCCGCCAGCTTCGTGGCCGTGCTGATCGCGCTGGCGCTGATGCGCCGCCGGGAGTTCCACCCGCTGCCGCCGGCCGAACCCGGCGAGCGCGGCATCGTCGCGGGCCTGCGGTACGTGCTGCGCGACCCGCGGATGCTGATCATGTTCGGGCTGGCGTTCGTCCTCGGCAGCCTCGGGCGCAACTACCAGGTCACCATGGCCGCGATGGCCGACGGCCCGCTGGCCGCCGGCGCCTCCGGCTACGGCGCGCTGTCGGTCGCGTTCGCCGTCGGCACCGTGCTCGGCGGCGTCTACGCGGCGTCCCGCCTGCATCTCCCGCTGCGGCTGCTGCTGATCGTCGCGACCGTCTGCGCCGCCGGGCAGATCCTCAGCGGCGGCGCCCCCTCCCTGCTGCTGTTCGGCGCCGCGATGGTCCCGATCGCCGCGGCGGCGGTCGTCCTCGACACCACGGTCAGCACCCGCGTCCAGCTCGACAGCCCCGGCCGCCTGCGCGGCCGCGTCATCGCCGCGCAGGGCATGGTGGGCGCCGCGTCCGGCGCCGTCGGCGGCCCCGCGCTCGGCGCGCTGTGCGACACGCTCGGCCCGCGCGCCGCGCTCGTCCTCGCCGGGTCCGTCAGCCTCGCCGCCGCGCTCGCCGCCGCCTACGGCTTCGCCCGGGTGCGCCGCGCCCGCGCCGTCGCCCCGGGCCTCGCCCCGGCCCCGGAGACGGTTCCCGTGACGGTCTC